Proteins co-encoded in one Bacillus sp. 2205SS5-2 genomic window:
- a CDS encoding DNA-3-methyladenine glycosylase family protein produces the protein MNWTKHNDTFQIPTPTDFNFQECLVFLKRSNQEILHRVGEQFVEKLLYIQNNMILLHISWTPKSLILRFPLGCPSFDEQKQVVKYVCEWFDLSRNLDEFYLMASRDPLLAPIAESYRGLRVIGFPDLFEAITWAITGQQINLTFAYTLRKRFIEHYGESISVGNQTYWLYPNPRKISFLSIDELRSLQFTGRKAEYIIGVAKAMMNEQISKASLLQENKQEAIASLTALRGIGEWSAHYVLMKCLGDMSAFPVTDVGLQNAIKDQLGLERKPTINEIHSLAADWEGWQTYATFYLWRTLYD, from the coding sequence ATGAACTGGACTAAACATAACGACACGTTTCAGATTCCCACACCAACTGATTTTAATTTTCAGGAATGTTTAGTTTTCCTGAAGCGATCGAATCAAGAGATTCTTCACCGAGTTGGTGAGCAATTCGTCGAAAAACTTTTATACATTCAGAATAATATGATATTACTCCATATCTCGTGGACACCGAAATCCTTAATCCTTCGATTCCCGTTAGGATGTCCTAGCTTTGATGAACAAAAACAGGTCGTAAAGTATGTTTGTGAATGGTTTGATTTGAGTCGGAATCTCGATGAATTTTACCTCATGGCAAGTAGAGATCCTCTTCTTGCTCCAATAGCAGAATCTTATCGAGGACTTCGAGTGATAGGATTTCCTGACTTATTTGAAGCAATCACATGGGCCATTACGGGACAACAAATCAACCTAACCTTTGCCTATACTTTACGAAAAAGATTCATTGAACACTACGGGGAATCAATTTCCGTTGGAAATCAAACATATTGGCTATATCCTAATCCCAGAAAGATCTCTTTTCTATCAATTGATGAGTTACGCTCGTTACAATTCACTGGAAGAAAAGCTGAGTACATCATTGGAGTTGCCAAGGCGATGATGAATGAACAGATCAGTAAAGCATCATTACTTCAGGAGAATAAACAGGAAGCAATCGCCTCTTTAACAGCCCTACGCGGAATTGGCGAATGGAGTGCTCATTATGTCTTGATGAAATGTTTAGGAGATATGTCTGCTTTTCCTGTTACAGATGTGGGGCTCCAAAACGCCATTAAGGATCAATTAGGACTAGAACGTAAACCAACGATTAACGAGATACACTCTTTAGCAGCAGATTGGGAAGGATGGCAGACCTATGCAACCTTTTATTTATGGCGCACTCTGTACGATTGA